In Cupriavidus basilensis, the following proteins share a genomic window:
- a CDS encoding cupin domain-containing protein, with translation MSDELIGQDADRRRALKQDLAKYHCRVHQPDDPPLFTRSPQPATQSVHWRWEDLCPLLERIGQEVDLTAGGPRRTLRLHNPGLPRGTTNTFWASIQVILPGEVATAHRHTANALRFIMQGEGAWTTVDGECYPMRTGDLVLTPSWAWHDHVHRGDQPMIWLDVLDISLMQALEATFFEPYTDGLQPVDTMPDRSWRQFGSGLMMPPGAQPRAGGANPLLAYPFDMAEKAIAAAAGMPGDAYDDVALEYRNPLGGGPAMPTLAMRMQLLRSGFVGRKRRHTGSKLYYVMRGEGATSVGDQRFAWCAGDLFTVAPWDWHAHENTGGQDALLWQVNDLPVLKSLGYFREELA, from the coding sequence ATGTCAGACGAGCTCATCGGCCAGGACGCGGATCGCAGACGTGCACTGAAGCAGGACCTGGCAAAGTACCACTGCCGAGTGCACCAGCCAGACGATCCCCCATTGTTCACGCGCAGCCCGCAGCCTGCGACCCAGTCCGTGCATTGGCGCTGGGAGGATCTGTGCCCCTTGCTGGAACGCATCGGTCAGGAGGTCGACCTGACCGCAGGTGGGCCGCGCCGGACACTGCGCCTGCACAACCCCGGCCTGCCGCGCGGCACCACCAATACGTTCTGGGCCTCGATCCAGGTCATCCTGCCAGGCGAAGTCGCCACCGCGCACCGCCACACTGCCAATGCCCTGCGATTCATCATGCAAGGCGAGGGAGCATGGACGACGGTGGATGGCGAGTGCTATCCGATGCGCACGGGCGATCTCGTGCTGACGCCATCGTGGGCGTGGCACGATCACGTGCATCGGGGCGACCAGCCCATGATCTGGCTTGACGTCCTTGACATCTCGCTGATGCAAGCGCTGGAAGCCACGTTCTTCGAACCCTACACGGATGGCCTGCAGCCGGTGGACACGATGCCGGACCGGAGCTGGCGCCAATTCGGCAGCGGCTTGATGATGCCTCCTGGGGCGCAGCCTCGCGCCGGCGGCGCCAACCCCCTGCTGGCCTACCCTTTCGACATGGCCGAGAAGGCTATCGCAGCCGCCGCGGGCATGCCGGGTGATGCGTATGACGATGTTGCGCTCGAGTATCGCAATCCGCTGGGCGGCGGCCCTGCCATGCCAACGCTCGCCATGCGGATGCAGCTGCTGCGGTCCGGCTTTGTGGGGCGGAAGCGGCGCCACACCGGCAGCAAGCTCTACTACGTCATGCGCGGCGAAGGGGCGACCAGCGTCGGGGACCAGCGCTTCGCGTGGTGCGCGGGCGACCTCTTCACGGTTGCGCCATGGGATTGGCACGCACATGAGAACACCGGCGGGCAAGACGCCCTGCTGTGGCAGGTCAACGATCTGCCGGTACTGAAATCATTGGGTTACTTTAGAGAGGAACTGGCATGA
- a CDS encoding FAD-dependent oxidoreductase yields the protein MIQKTPVLIVGGGPVGLALAGDLGWRGVKCTLIERSNGVVPQPRMDMVGIRTMELCRRWGIVEAVEQAGYNRDYPQDCAWVTDLNGYEFGRETFPAPRNETCPPQSPQKRERCPQNFFDPVLQRFAASTGVAELVYETELETLEDRGDHVIVTVKDGKTGARHQIEAQYLVGCDGGASAVRQALGIGMSGDAVLTYTTNVIFRCDGLERLHTKQPGYRYIFIGPEGTWATLVAINGRDQWRFSLVGNAEKRTLGEDEIRRAIVRAVGREFDFEILSVLPWVRRQLVADHYRKGRVFIAGDAAHLTSPTGGFGMNTGILDVVNLSWKLAGTLQGWGGPLLLDSYEDEQRPVAVRNVTEAGENLRRMLSPRVVKPEAAIFDSDNVHIDAARREYGARYTEMMKREWFSIGIHLGYVYEDSPIVVPDGTPAPPNEVARYTQSARPGSRAPHVWLSKGKSTLDLFGKHYVLLRFGDHPPGVDAITQAAAEVGLPLEVADIAQGEARAIYGRRLVLVRPDGSVAWRGDTVPTDARRIVDVVRGMGASGSPVPRRAYQLAEI from the coding sequence ATGATCCAGAAGACCCCGGTGCTGATCGTGGGAGGCGGACCGGTCGGCCTGGCATTGGCGGGCGATCTCGGATGGCGTGGTGTCAAGTGCACCCTGATCGAGAGGAGCAACGGAGTCGTTCCTCAGCCTCGCATGGACATGGTCGGCATCAGAACCATGGAGTTGTGCCGGCGTTGGGGCATCGTCGAGGCGGTGGAACAGGCCGGCTACAACCGGGACTACCCGCAGGACTGTGCCTGGGTAACCGACTTGAACGGATATGAGTTCGGCCGGGAGACATTCCCCGCGCCAAGAAACGAAACATGTCCGCCACAAAGCCCGCAAAAGCGTGAGCGCTGCCCGCAGAACTTCTTCGATCCGGTGCTGCAGCGCTTTGCCGCCAGCACGGGGGTCGCGGAATTGGTGTACGAGACGGAGCTGGAGACACTGGAAGACCGTGGTGACCACGTAATCGTGACGGTCAAGGATGGGAAAACCGGAGCACGCCACCAGATCGAAGCGCAGTACCTGGTGGGCTGCGACGGCGGTGCCAGCGCAGTGCGCCAGGCACTCGGTATCGGCATGTCGGGCGATGCCGTACTGACTTACACTACCAACGTCATCTTCCGCTGCGACGGGCTCGAGCGGCTTCACACCAAGCAGCCCGGCTACCGTTATATCTTCATCGGACCGGAGGGCACCTGGGCGACGCTGGTGGCCATCAACGGCCGTGACCAATGGCGATTCTCTTTGGTAGGCAACGCCGAAAAGCGCACGCTCGGTGAGGACGAGATCCGCCGCGCCATCGTTCGAGCCGTGGGACGGGAGTTCGACTTCGAGATCCTCTCGGTCCTGCCCTGGGTCAGGCGGCAACTGGTGGCGGACCATTACCGCAAGGGACGGGTCTTCATCGCCGGCGACGCTGCACACCTGACCTCCCCGACAGGCGGCTTCGGTATGAACACGGGCATCCTCGATGTGGTCAACCTGAGCTGGAAGCTGGCTGGCACGCTGCAGGGCTGGGGCGGCCCCCTTCTGCTCGATTCCTACGAGGATGAGCAGCGGCCTGTCGCGGTGCGCAACGTCACAGAAGCCGGAGAGAATCTCCGGCGGATGCTGTCGCCGCGGGTGGTCAAGCCTGAAGCGGCCATCTTCGACAGCGACAACGTGCATATCGATGCAGCACGCCGTGAGTACGGTGCGCGTTATACGGAGATGATGAAGCGCGAATGGTTCTCCATCGGCATCCATCTCGGTTATGTCTACGAGGATTCGCCGATCGTCGTTCCCGATGGCACGCCCGCCCCGCCCAACGAGGTGGCGCGGTACACGCAGAGCGCGAGGCCGGGATCGCGCGCGCCCCACGTGTGGCTTTCCAAAGGAAAGTCCACGCTAGACCTTTTCGGCAAGCACTACGTACTGCTGCGCTTTGGCGATCATCCTCCGGGGGTGGATGCCATCACGCAGGCGGCTGCAGAGGTCGGTCTGCCGCTGGAGGTGGCCGATATCGCGCAAGGCGAAGCCCGGGCCATCTATGGACGCCGCCTGGTGCTGGTACGACCGGACGGCTCGGTGGCATGGCGTGGCGACACTGTCCCCACAGATGCCCGCCGCATCGTCGATGTCGTGCGGGGCATGGGTGCCTCTGGCAGTCCTGTTCCGCGCCGCGCTTACCAACTGGCCGAGATCTGA
- a CDS encoding IS6 family transposase (programmed frameshift), producing the protein MSHHTKGPRKSLPTGIAKVLKRVHTSLEVILLCVRWYVAYSLSLRDLEETMAERGIAVDHSTVPRWVIKLLQLFEKTFRRHLRPVGNSWRMDEIYILVKGRWTHLDRAVDKSGRTIDFLLRARRDTAAARHFLEKAIAQNGVPQTVTVDKNRANLAALQAINAERETLIKIRQNKYLNNLVKQDHRSIKRRVRPMLGFQTFRCARIILGGIETMRMIRKGQMATPKRSNPSAAEQFCSLVA; encoded by the exons ATGAGCCATCACACGAAGGGCCCACGAAAGAGCCTGCCGACAGGGATTGCCAAGGTGCTCAAGCGCGTGCATACCTCGCTGGAGGTGATCCTGCTGTGCGTGCGCTGGTACGTCGCGTATTCGTTGAGCTTGCGCGATCTCGAAGAGACGATGGCCGAACGCGGCATCGCGGTCGACCATTCCACTGTGCCCCGCTGGGTGATCAAA TTGCTGCAGCTATTCGAGAAGACGTTTCGCCGGCATCTGCGTCCGGTGGGTAACAGCTGGCGCATGGACGAAATCTACATCCTGGTCAAAGGCCGGTGGACGCACCTCGACAGGGCCGTGGACAAGTCCGGCAGGACCATTGACTTCCTGCTGCGCGCTCGTCGTGATACCGCCGCCGCTCGCCACTTCCTCGAGAAGGCCATCGCCCAGAATGGAGTGCCGCAGACTGTCACGGTGGACAAGAATCGTGCGAACCTGGCGGCCCTGCAGGCAATCAACGCCGAGCGGGAAACGCTCATCAAGATCCGGCAAAACAAGTACCTGAACAATCTCGTCAAGCAGGACCATCGATCCATCAAACGCCGGGTCAGGCCGATGTTGGGATTCCAGACCTTTCGCTGCGCGCGCATCATCCTGGGCGGCATTGAGACCATGCGCATGATCCGTAAGGGGCAGATGGCTACCCCAAAGAGGAGCAATCCGTCCGCGGCCGAGCAATTCTGCTCGCTGGTCGCATAA
- a CDS encoding acetyl-CoA C-acyltransferase family protein, with amino-acid sequence MTQAEIYVVGAARTAIGTFGGSLKDVPMSRLATIVVREAMSRAGVAPELVGQVVMGNVIPTEARDAYLSRVAAIEAGIPPETPAFNVNRLCGSGLQAILLAAQALAAGDAEIAVGAGAETMSRGPYLLPSARWGTRMGDASVQDYMLGILHDPFHRFHMGLTAEYVANQENVSREMQDALALASQQRAGRAIAEGRFKGQIVGVEIDGRSGKVCFDTDEHVRADVTLEQLSKMKPAFQPSGGTVTAGNASGLNDGAAAVVLATRAAVERHGLKPLARLVSHGHAGLDSRVMGLGPVPATRIALQRAGLDVSDLDVVEANEAFAAQAYAVTRLLNLDPEKVNPNGSGISLGHPVGATGAIIATKAIYELHRVRGRYALATMCIGGGQGIAAIFERV; translated from the coding sequence ATGACCCAGGCTGAGATTTATGTTGTTGGAGCAGCGCGCACCGCAATTGGTACGTTTGGCGGATCGCTTAAGGACGTACCAATGAGCCGGCTCGCCACCATCGTGGTGCGGGAGGCAATGTCGCGGGCCGGAGTTGCGCCTGAATTGGTCGGACAGGTTGTCATGGGAAACGTGATCCCAACGGAGGCGCGAGATGCCTATCTGTCCCGAGTCGCCGCCATCGAGGCGGGAATTCCGCCAGAGACGCCAGCATTCAATGTCAATCGACTTTGTGGATCTGGCTTGCAAGCCATTCTGCTCGCCGCTCAGGCGTTGGCAGCCGGTGACGCTGAGATCGCGGTCGGGGCAGGAGCGGAGACGATGAGTCGCGGGCCATACCTGTTACCCAGTGCGCGATGGGGAACGCGAATGGGCGACGCGTCGGTGCAAGACTATATGCTTGGCATTCTGCATGACCCGTTCCATCGATTTCACATGGGCTTGACGGCAGAGTACGTCGCAAATCAGGAGAACGTCTCACGGGAGATGCAGGACGCCCTGGCCCTTGCCAGCCAACAACGAGCCGGTCGTGCGATTGCGGAGGGGCGTTTTAAGGGCCAGATTGTCGGTGTCGAAATCGACGGGCGCAGCGGCAAAGTATGCTTCGATACGGATGAGCACGTGCGTGCCGACGTCACACTGGAACAATTGTCAAAAATGAAGCCAGCATTCCAGCCGAGTGGCGGAACGGTAACAGCGGGTAATGCGTCGGGTTTGAATGATGGCGCCGCAGCGGTAGTACTCGCAACACGGGCGGCGGTGGAGCGGCATGGCCTCAAGCCACTGGCGCGGCTGGTTAGTCACGGCCATGCCGGGCTAGATTCGCGCGTCATGGGACTTGGCCCCGTCCCGGCAACCAGAATCGCCCTCCAACGCGCTGGCCTGGATGTATCGGATCTCGATGTAGTCGAGGCGAATGAGGCATTTGCGGCTCAGGCCTATGCAGTAACGCGTCTTCTAAACCTTGATCCGGAAAAGGTAAATCCGAACGGATCGGGAATCTCATTGGGCCATCCTGTTGGTGCGACCGGCGCCATCATCGCGACCAAGGCCATCTACGAGTTGCACCGCGTACGTGGACGTTACGCGCTTGCAACGATGTGCATTGGGGGCGGTCAGGGTATTGCGGCCATTTTTGAGCGGGTCTGA